The following proteins are co-located in the Sulfurovum sp. TSL6 genome:
- the rlmB gene encoding 23S rRNA (guanosine(2251)-2'-O)-methyltransferase RlmB — protein sequence MPKTSKEDTPEYLEKKAFFDKVLTIYGRNAVMEALEDKAVTIHKLHFSKSNKDAAVLEQMKEIAQKRGIEVAYHDKQALSRISKNAKQDQGVALDIVLEHFGDEESFLDAHKAYRIIALDGVTNPQNLGMIIRSCAAGNVDAILLPTKGAAQISPLVIKASAGTLFKMPIIKTTDLAKTLKSFQSKGASLYTLSSHASNSYTEQSYSNKTIFVLGNESEGVSKRVEDLCDKSIAIPMQRGVESLNVAVTASLLAFL from the coding sequence GTGCCAAAAACCTCTAAAGAGGATACTCCCGAGTATCTAGAAAAAAAAGCTTTCTTTGACAAAGTGCTTACCATATACGGGCGTAATGCCGTGATGGAAGCACTTGAAGATAAAGCTGTCACCATACATAAACTCCATTTTTCAAAATCCAACAAAGATGCTGCTGTTCTGGAACAGATGAAAGAGATCGCCCAAAAAAGAGGTATCGAAGTAGCCTATCACGATAAGCAGGCTCTTTCGCGTATCTCTAAAAATGCCAAGCAGGACCAGGGTGTAGCCCTTGATATCGTACTGGAACATTTTGGTGACGAAGAGAGTTTTCTGGATGCACACAAAGCCTATCGTATCATTGCACTGGATGGTGTCACGAACCCTCAGAACCTGGGGATGATCATCCGTTCGTGTGCAGCGGGTAATGTGGATGCCATCTTGCTTCCTACCAAAGGTGCGGCACAGATATCCCCATTGGTGATCAAAGCCAGTGCAGGGACACTTTTCAAAATGCCTATCATTAAAACGACCGACCTTGCCAAGACGCTCAAGTCTTTCCAAAGTAAAGGTGCATCGCTTTATACACTTTCATCACACGCTTCAAACTCTTATACAGAGCAAAGCTACAGCAACAAGACCATCTTTGTACTGGGTAACGAGAGCGAAGGTGTCAGCAAGCGTGTAGAAGATCTGTGTGATAAAAGCATCGCCATCCCTATGCAGCGTGGAGTTGAGTCTCTCAATGTCGCTGTAACCGCTTCACTTTTAGCTTTTTTATAA
- a CDS encoding coproporphyrinogen III oxidase — translation MNIPAKSPQAKEAYTLVDGLQAYFVSKLNSIALQFGEGKSCEAVTWGRDGGKHGGGVRYEARDSVVFDRGSVNVSQVHYDDDKSKKLGSATAISTIIHPRNPHAPSMHMHISWTQMRDGEGYWRVMADLNPSIIGESDADKKRFSEMLKKVTGELYEEGAAQGDRYFYIPVLGRHRGVSHYYLEGYNSGNFEEDKAFVLEVGERVIDKYIEIVSKKLIDYPTFTEEEKEEQLAYHTLYLFQVLTLDRGTTSGLLVHDQNDVGIMGSIPSHVSRDILESWVEKMPPPQDILVQALLKALPNEMPTPVDEKTKKALAQAVRKHYKKYPEALSMQASGEIIPPTVDNHS, via the coding sequence ATGAACATCCCTGCAAAGTCACCTCAAGCAAAAGAAGCCTATACTCTTGTAGACGGATTGCAGGCTTATTTTGTCTCAAAACTAAACTCTATTGCTTTACAGTTTGGAGAAGGCAAGTCATGTGAAGCTGTGACATGGGGACGTGACGGAGGTAAACATGGTGGAGGTGTACGTTATGAAGCCAGAGACTCTGTTGTATTTGACAGAGGTTCGGTCAATGTTTCCCAAGTACACTATGATGATGACAAGAGTAAAAAGTTAGGTTCAGCCACTGCGATCTCTACTATCATACACCCGCGTAATCCCCATGCACCTTCTATGCATATGCACATCTCTTGGACACAGATGCGAGACGGAGAAGGATATTGGCGTGTCATGGCTGATCTAAACCCTTCGATCATAGGTGAATCTGATGCAGATAAAAAGCGTTTTTCTGAAATGCTCAAAAAAGTCACAGGTGAACTTTACGAAGAGGGTGCTGCACAGGGTGACAGATATTTTTATATCCCGGTACTGGGACGACATCGTGGTGTAAGCCATTATTATCTTGAAGGTTACAATAGCGGAAATTTTGAAGAAGATAAAGCATTTGTATTAGAAGTAGGCGAAAGAGTGATAGACAAATATATTGAAATTGTTTCGAAAAAATTAATTGACTATCCTACTTTTACAGAGGAAGAAAAAGAAGAACAACTGGCGTATCATACACTCTATCTTTTCCAGGTACTTACACTGGATAGAGGTACCACATCAGGGCTTCTTGTACATGATCAGAATGATGTAGGTATCATGGGTTCTATCCCTTCTCATGTGAGCAGAGATATCTTGGAAAGCTGGGTAGAAAAAATGCCTCCACCTCAAGACATTTTAGTTCAGGCACTGCTTAAAGCTTTACCGAATGAAATGCCGACACCTGTAGATGAAAAAACTAAAAAAGCTTTAGCCCAAGCAGTACGCAAACACTATAAAAAATATCCAGAAGCACTCAGTATGCAAGCTTCAGGAGAGATCATTCCTCCAACCGTAGATAACCACAGTTAA
- the ybeY gene encoding rRNA maturation RNase YbeY: MIDLDNQTSLAVDLEALEKIAASLSDKEVELIITDDETIQELNAEHRGKNNTTDVLSFPMEAPFTEQSIFGMPLGSIIIAESFVKDKAAVFGHSIQDELSLLFIHGMLHLLGFDHENDDGEMRAREKELIEQFDLPKSLIVRTEEY; this comes from the coding sequence ATGATAGACTTAGATAATCAAACATCACTGGCAGTTGATTTGGAAGCATTGGAGAAGATAGCAGCATCTCTTTCTGACAAAGAAGTAGAGCTGATCATCACCGATGATGAAACCATACAGGAACTCAATGCAGAGCATAGAGGGAAGAACAACACAACAGATGTACTCTCGTTCCCTATGGAGGCACCTTTTACAGAACAATCTATATTTGGTATGCCCTTAGGTTCTATCATTATTGCAGAGTCATTTGTAAAAGATAAAGCAGCAGTATTTGGACACAGCATACAGGATGAACTCTCACTTTTGTTCATCCATGGTATGCTTCATCTGCTGGGCTTTGACCATGAGAATGATGATGGTGAAATGAGAGCAAGAGAAAAAGAGCTCATAGAACAGTTTGACTTACCAAAAAGTTTAATCGTAAGAACAGAGGAGTATTAA
- a CDS encoding helix-hairpin-helix domain-containing protein encodes MQNLIALLAKKTTLNEKQISNILTLLEKGDTIPFIARYRKELTGNADDEQLRLFNDVYMTAKRLLERKEEILHILKERELLDQKIRTAIDNAQTMTALEDLYRPYKEKKNTRASTAIQQGLTPLANTLQSAKLDKQAFMKEAQRFVKGEVKDVEMALRGAQDIVAERYADVAKEREVLRDMVQRHGVIEVKATKKFQENGSFKNYKSHSEKIAYIPSHRYLAIKRGEKEKELSVKLTIDTERYLDTLGRYKLKEYMGSSKTLLFDAYKDGFKRLLYPSIEREVFGLLKEKADASAIEVFGKNLTQLFMSPPVVGKVLLGADPAYRTGCKLAVIDENGTYLDHAVIYPVPPRDEYEKSRDVVARLVEKYNIQGVAIGNGTASNETQAFFVKLNTDGLTLPYTVVSEAGASVYSASSVAAKEYPDLDVTIRGAISIAGRLRDPMATLVKIDPKSLGIGQYQHDVDQKLLERKLHENVERLVNAVGVDVNSASASLLSYVAGVGSTVAENIVKHRESVGIFESKSALLKVKGLGAKAYEQAAGFMRIRGGKSVFDNTGIHPESYAVAKALERYDDVSDTKSIAKELGVGEITLQDIIKELAKPGFDPREDLPSIPFKQGLTDIHSLREGSIVSGVVRNIADFGAFVDIGLKNDGMIHISQMSEKRIKHPLEVLSVNQYLARVEVISIDLEKNKVGLSLKEV; translated from the coding sequence ATGCAAAACCTCATAGCCCTCTTGGCTAAAAAAACGACCCTCAATGAAAAGCAAATCTCCAATATACTCACTCTTTTAGAAAAGGGTGATACCATTCCTTTTATCGCACGTTACCGTAAAGAACTTACGGGAAATGCTGATGATGAGCAGTTACGTCTTTTTAATGATGTTTATATGACAGCAAAGAGACTCTTGGAACGTAAAGAAGAAATCCTACACATACTCAAAGAACGAGAACTCCTAGACCAGAAGATACGTACTGCTATAGACAATGCTCAAACGATGACAGCGTTAGAAGATCTCTACAGACCATACAAAGAGAAAAAAAATACCAGAGCTTCCACAGCTATACAACAGGGCCTAACACCCTTAGCCAATACACTTCAGTCAGCCAAGCTGGATAAACAGGCTTTTATGAAAGAAGCCCAGCGGTTTGTAAAAGGTGAAGTAAAAGATGTAGAGATGGCTCTGCGTGGTGCACAAGACATAGTGGCAGAACGCTATGCAGATGTAGCCAAAGAACGCGAAGTGCTGCGTGATATGGTACAACGTCATGGGGTCATAGAGGTAAAAGCCACAAAAAAGTTTCAAGAAAATGGTAGTTTTAAAAATTATAAATCACATAGTGAAAAGATAGCCTACATCCCTTCACACCGCTACTTAGCCATAAAAAGAGGTGAGAAGGAAAAAGAACTCTCTGTCAAACTAACGATAGATACAGAACGTTACCTAGATACGCTGGGGCGCTATAAACTAAAAGAGTATATGGGAAGTTCTAAAACTTTGTTATTTGATGCCTATAAAGATGGTTTTAAACGTTTACTCTATCCTTCTATAGAACGTGAGGTTTTTGGATTACTCAAAGAAAAAGCAGATGCTTCTGCTATAGAAGTATTTGGTAAGAATTTAACACAACTCTTTATGAGCCCACCTGTAGTAGGTAAAGTACTTCTAGGGGCAGACCCTGCCTATCGTACTGGTTGTAAACTGGCAGTGATAGATGAAAATGGTACCTACTTAGACCATGCAGTTATCTATCCCGTACCTCCACGTGACGAGTATGAAAAATCACGTGATGTAGTTGCTAGACTGGTGGAAAAGTATAACATTCAAGGGGTTGCCATAGGCAATGGTACCGCTTCTAATGAAACCCAAGCATTTTTTGTAAAACTTAACACGGATGGACTTACCCTTCCTTACACTGTAGTCTCAGAAGCGGGGGCATCGGTCTACTCTGCTTCATCTGTGGCTGCCAAGGAGTACCCGGACTTAGATGTAACCATACGCGGTGCCATCTCCATCGCGGGTCGTTTGCGTGACCCGATGGCAACACTGGTAAAGATAGACCCTAAAAGTTTAGGCATAGGACAGTATCAGCATGATGTAGACCAAAAGTTGTTAGAGCGTAAACTTCATGAAAATGTAGAACGTTTGGTAAACGCAGTAGGTGTAGATGTAAACTCTGCTTCTGCTTCATTACTTTCATATGTTGCCGGTGTGGGTAGTACTGTGGCGGAAAACATAGTCAAACATCGTGAGAGTGTGGGTATCTTTGAGTCAAAGAGTGCTTTGTTAAAGGTAAAAGGCTTAGGTGCTAAGGCATACGAACAAGCTGCGGGATTTATGCGTATTCGTGGGGGTAAAAGTGTCTTTGATAATACAGGTATACACCCGGAGAGTTATGCAGTAGCCAAAGCCTTAGAAAGGTATGATGATGTGAGTGACACAAAAAGTATAGCCAAAGAGTTAGGTGTAGGTGAGATCACCTTACAAGACATCATCAAAGAGTTGGCAAAACCAGGGTTTGACCCACGTGAAGATCTGCCTAGCATTCCTTTTAAACAAGGGCTAACAGACATACACAGCCTAAGAGAAGGAAGCATCGTCTCAGGCGTGGTACGAAACATCGCTGACTTTGGTGCTTTTGTAGATATAGGACTTAAAAATGATGGAATGATACACATTTCACAGATGAGCGAAAAACGTATCAAGCACCCCCTGGAAGTACTCTCAGTCAATCAATACTTGGCACGGGTTGAGGTGATAAGTATAGACTTAGAAAAGAACAAGGTGGGATTGAGTTTAAAAGAGGTGTAA
- a CDS encoding asparaginase domain-containing protein: MKKILIMSTGGTFNKIYDPIKGEFIIDVESQALNEIAKKWLCEFKIVNIIGKDSLDMTNHDRLELLATISQSEYHHILIVHGTDTMELTAEYLADAELEKCIVLTGAMVPYSVDPVEATANLCSAYGYISALNKEGVFVAMNGVMGTYEHIKKDRIKGKFTTL, translated from the coding sequence ATGAAAAAAATACTTATTATGAGTACAGGTGGCACATTTAACAAGATTTATGACCCGATCAAGGGTGAATTTATCATAGATGTAGAGTCACAAGCCTTGAATGAGATCGCCAAAAAATGGCTGTGTGAATTTAAAATAGTGAATATCATAGGCAAAGACAGTCTTGACATGACCAACCACGACAGACTCGAACTCCTGGCAACGATCAGTCAATCTGAGTATCATCATATACTTATCGTACACGGAACAGATACTATGGAGCTCACAGCTGAATATCTGGCAGATGCAGAACTGGAGAAATGTATTGTCCTCACAGGGGCTATGGTTCCCTACAGTGTGGACCCGGTAGAAGCCACTGCCAATCTCTGTTCAGCCTATGGATATATCAGTGCTTTGAATAAAGAAGGTGTTTTTGTCGCTATGAACGGCGTTATGGGAACGTATGAGCATATAAAGAAAGATAGGATCAAAGGGAAATTTACCACACTTTAA
- the fabI gene encoding enoyl-ACP reductase FabI, with protein sequence MIMKGKKGVILGIANKKSIAYGIAKACQEQGAEMAITFLNERFEQKLAPIAEDLGCGARLHPCDVSKPEEIKALKESLEKDMGKIDFIVHSIAFAPKEGLSGRFYDISKEAFDVAMDISVYSLIEIVRELKPILSDNSSVLTLSYYGGVKYIPNYNLMGVAKAALEMTTKYLAEDLGKDGIRVNAISAGPIKTLAAAGIGDFSFMLKWNAAHSPLKENVTIQQVGNSGMYLLSDLSSGVTGEIHYVDAGYNIMGMPAVEFNENGKPKIAWNGE encoded by the coding sequence ATGATAATGAAGGGTAAAAAAGGTGTCATTTTAGGCATCGCTAACAAAAAGTCTATCGCATATGGTATCGCAAAAGCTTGTCAAGAGCAGGGTGCTGAAATGGCCATTACTTTTTTAAATGAAAGATTTGAGCAAAAACTGGCTCCTATCGCAGAAGATCTAGGGTGTGGAGCAAGACTCCATCCTTGTGATGTAAGCAAGCCAGAAGAGATCAAAGCACTGAAAGAATCACTTGAAAAAGACATGGGTAAGATAGATTTTATCGTACACTCTATAGCCTTTGCACCTAAAGAAGGTTTGAGCGGACGTTTTTATGATATTTCTAAAGAAGCCTTTGATGTAGCGATGGATATTTCTGTCTATTCACTCATCGAGATAGTACGTGAGTTAAAGCCGATCCTTTCTGATAACTCTTCAGTACTGACACTCAGTTACTATGGAGGTGTCAAATACATCCCTAACTATAACCTCATGGGTGTAGCTAAAGCAGCATTAGAGATGACTACAAAGTATCTTGCAGAAGATCTTGGTAAAGACGGTATCCGTGTCAATGCTATTTCTGCCGGACCGATCAAAACACTTGCTGCTGCGGGGATAGGTGATTTTTCATTTATGCTTAAATGGAATGCCGCACATTCACCGTTAAAAGAGAATGTAACCATCCAACAGGTAGGAAATTCAGGTATGTACCTTCTTTCGGACCTTAGTTCAGGCGTAACCGGAGAGATCCATTATGTGGATGCCGGATATAACATCATGGGTATGCCAGCTGTTGAGTTTAATGAGAATGGAAAACCTAAAATAGCCTGGAACGGCGAATAA
- a CDS encoding calcium/sodium antiporter, which yields MSFVIFVIAMGVLIWGADLLIDQSERIALKFNIPEFIIGATLIALGTSLPEMAASIAASLSNKPDIAIANVIGSNILNITLVLASVFLIATKINPSRDFFAKDSTWALVPVLVFILMILDGMITRFDAALLLLLMGAYLLFLLQDAKNMPEEDFEDLDIGTFSWPKSIPILLGGFVLVIVGAHFTVESASDIAKSFGISEWIIGIIMVSLGTSLPELVVSISAAAKGKVDMAIGNIIGSNMANTTVVLGAAAFTKPMSIDAPAYIFDIATMIVATLILVFITANKLYTKSAGISLIILLGLFLDNTLQSM from the coding sequence TTGAGTTTTGTTATTTTTGTTATCGCCATGGGGGTATTGATATGGGGTGCGGACCTGCTTATTGATCAGAGTGAACGCATCGCGTTAAAGTTCAATATACCGGAATTCATCATCGGTGCAACGCTCATAGCACTTGGTACTTCCTTACCTGAAATGGCAGCAAGTATCGCTGCAAGTCTCAGCAATAAACCTGATATAGCCATAGCCAACGTGATAGGAAGCAATATACTGAATATCACCCTTGTATTGGCCTCTGTTTTTCTTATAGCCACAAAGATCAATCCAAGCAGAGACTTTTTTGCCAAGGACAGTACCTGGGCACTGGTACCGGTATTGGTCTTTATATTGATGATACTTGATGGTATGATCACAAGATTCGATGCTGCGCTGCTCTTACTTTTAATGGGTGCCTACCTTCTCTTTCTTCTTCAAGATGCCAAAAATATGCCTGAAGAGGATTTTGAGGACCTTGATATAGGTACGTTCTCCTGGCCGAAAAGCATACCTATACTCTTAGGAGGATTTGTTCTTGTCATCGTTGGTGCACATTTTACCGTAGAAAGTGCTTCAGACATCGCTAAAAGCTTTGGGATCTCAGAGTGGATTATAGGTATTATCATGGTTTCATTAGGTACATCATTGCCGGAATTGGTTGTAAGTATCTCTGCAGCGGCCAAAGGAAAAGTGGATATGGCCATAGGAAACATCATCGGTTCCAATATGGCAAACACGACTGTGGTCCTTGGTGCGGCAGCCTTCACAAAACCTATGAGCATAGATGCACCTGCATATATCTTTGATATCGCTACCATGATCGTTGCAACGCTTATTCTTGTATTTATTACAGCAAACAAACTTTACACCAAATCAGCAGGTATCAGCCTCATCATTCTTTTAGGACTCTTTTTAGATAATACTTTACAAAGCATGTAA
- a CDS encoding S1C family serine protease, which translates to MEKEFDGVSLLRSIRILLLILITLLALFVFLPIIENIWASMHSEPRSVTARGELSPTEKTNIEIFQQSSPSVVYITTLEDTLNLWTRDITRIPRGTGSGFIWDRQGHIITNYHVLQGASAVRIRLSDQRTFNATLIGASPEHDLAVLRIPMTTNMPKPLSIGTSHDLQVGQITYAIGNPFGLDQTLTTGVVSALNRSLRNNYGSSIEDLIQTDAAINPGNSGGPLLDSAGRLIGINTAMFSLSGTYAGIGFAVPVDTVNRIVPQIIQEGHYQRPKLGITINESLNKEITKELGISGVAVIEVQPNSAAERSGLNGVIIKNNTIVSGDVIVGIDQHKVENTKMLLSTLEKYHIGDTVEVKFVRNDQVREVSLTLE; encoded by the coding sequence ATGGAAAAAGAATTTGATGGAGTTTCACTACTACGCAGCATACGCATTCTGCTCTTGATCCTGATCACTTTGTTGGCGCTTTTTGTGTTTTTACCAATCATTGAAAATATATGGGCTTCCATGCACTCAGAACCAAGATCTGTGACTGCAAGAGGCGAACTTTCACCTACAGAAAAAACCAATATCGAGATCTTTCAGCAATCCAGTCCGTCAGTGGTTTACATCACAACACTTGAAGATACGCTCAACCTTTGGACACGTGACATTACCCGTATACCCCGAGGTACAGGGTCAGGCTTTATATGGGACAGGCAGGGACATATCATTACCAATTATCATGTATTGCAAGGTGCCTCTGCTGTAAGAATACGGCTCAGTGACCAGCGTACTTTTAATGCCACACTCATCGGAGCAAGTCCAGAGCATGATCTGGCTGTTTTACGTATACCTATGACGACCAATATGCCAAAACCTCTTTCTATCGGTACGAGTCATGACCTGCAGGTCGGCCAGATCACTTATGCTATAGGCAATCCATTCGGGCTTGATCAGACACTCACTACAGGTGTAGTCTCAGCCCTCAATCGTAGTCTGCGCAATAACTATGGTTCGTCTATTGAGGATCTTATTCAAACGGATGCAGCCATTAATCCGGGAAATTCAGGTGGTCCGCTGCTTGATAGTGCCGGTAGACTGATCGGTATCAATACTGCTATGTTCAGTCTCTCTGGCACCTATGCAGGTATCGGTTTTGCTGTACCGGTTGATACAGTGAATCGTATCGTACCGCAGATCATTCAAGAAGGTCACTACCAAAGACCGAAACTGGGTATCACGATCAATGAAAGCCTCAATAAAGAGATCACCAAAGAGCTGGGTATCTCTGGTGTTGCCGTCATAGAGGTGCAACCAAACTCAGCCGCAGAGAGATCCGGTCTTAACGGGGTCATCATAAAAAACAATACTATCGTATCAGGGGATGTGATCGTCGGGATAGACCAACATAAGGTAGAGAATACAAAAATGCTTCTCTCTACGCTAGAAAAATATCATATCGGTGACACAGTAGAGGTAAAATTTGTTAGGAACGATCAAGTAAGAGAAGTATCTCTTACCCTGGAATAA
- the queC gene encoding 7-cyano-7-deazaguanine synthase QueC: protein MKKAVCIISGGMDSALSAKMAENEGYEIIALHFNYGQRTQEKELECFRKVASAVNASEKYEIDLPFFEQIGASALTDQKIDVPTGGLEEGVPVTYVPFRNGIFLSIAAAVAEKHGAQALFIGVVEEDSSGYPDCRESYIEQMQKAINLGTKDETNLEIKMPLVALKKSQIVQKSLELNVPLKDTWSCYKSEEKACGVCDSCRLRLKGFEEAGSVDPILYA, encoded by the coding sequence ATGAAAAAAGCGGTATGTATTATTTCCGGAGGCATGGACAGTGCTTTGAGCGCTAAAATGGCGGAAAATGAGGGGTATGAAATTATCGCTTTGCATTTTAACTATGGACAACGTACACAGGAGAAAGAACTTGAATGCTTCCGGAAGGTTGCATCGGCAGTGAATGCATCTGAAAAGTATGAGATCGATCTGCCTTTTTTTGAACAGATAGGTGCTTCTGCATTGACAGATCAAAAGATCGATGTACCGACCGGAGGGTTGGAAGAGGGTGTCCCTGTGACCTATGTGCCGTTCAGAAACGGTATTTTTCTTTCTATAGCGGCTGCTGTGGCTGAGAAACATGGTGCACAGGCACTCTTTATCGGTGTGGTAGAAGAAGACAGTTCAGGCTACCCTGATTGTCGTGAGAGTTATATAGAACAAATGCAAAAAGCGATCAATCTTGGTACAAAAGATGAAACAAACTTAGAGATAAAAATGCCATTGGTGGCTTTGAAAAAAAGTCAGATAGTTCAAAAGTCTTTAGAGCTTAATGTGCCATTGAAAGATACATGGAGTTGCTATAAATCCGAAGAGAAGGCTTGTGGTGTTTGTGACAGCTGTAGATTGAGATTAAAAGGTTTTGAAGAAGCGGGAAGTGTAGACCCGATTCTTTATGCGTAG